A DNA window from Drosophila gunungcola strain Sukarami unplaced genomic scaffold, Dgunungcola_SK_2 000108F, whole genome shotgun sequence contains the following coding sequences:
- the LOC128265289 gene encoding myc protein codes for MTLQYPDYRNAVLEMPPIDEDFNFSIPFDMDSDLYDDISGMHTIQSDLEKMGNVDGVFSDIYMDNDEDMKPEIRNVDCMWSSMTNCLNHNVAGTSSGTGSNSAASSYSETSAISLAVACSSTNAYSAYQRSQSQTTDNNTSNSQSQQQQANNAEDSPVVIKKELEDLDYTFSQKRRRLSAGDKKSQMQIQDEDQLIPPGGSLLRKRNLLITSSPSPMAIRKGCVGGEMKSSKYLRPDTPHSLTDEVAAPEFRHNVDLRACVMGSNNISLTSDDGDVNCINQISRDLQNAGKDLCTVRFPFATMNDVLDVLSHQVNASSNPQQTSQEQMDEQQQAIDIATGCSTVASPPTTGSDSDSDDGDSLNYGLRHHRSSKGTTGSSSSSNNATNTGMSHMLHISDHSYTRCNDMVDDGPNLETPSDSDEEIDVVSYTTDKKLPTNPSCHVMGALQTKMAHKISIDHMKQKPRYNNFNLPYTPASSSPVKSVANSRYPSPSSTPYQHCSSASPSYSPLSVDSSNVSSSSSSSSSQSSFTSNSKGRKRTCLKAPGGGITSSMILPGISNGNNSNAMMNKKCRGKKVVASSASSSGSTSPVSALSGQDVDPMDRNWQRRSTAVQGISSSCSSSVLRKDFSLGLDEADTIEKRNQHNDMERQRRIGLKNLFEALKKQIPTIRDKERAPKVNILREAAKLCTQLTQEEQELSLQRQLLSVKLKQQQEILARYRRVKSEPHSISG; via the exons ATGACTCTTCAGTACCCTGACTACCGCAATGCCGTTCTGGAAATGCCTCCGATTGACGAAGACTTTAACTTCTCGATCCCCTTCGATATGGATAGTGATCTGTACGATGACATCAGTGGCATGCACACTATCCAAAGTGATTTGGAGAAGATGGGCAATGTTGACGGGGTCTTCTCGGACATTTATATGGATAACGATGAGGATATGAAGCCGGAGATTCGCAATGTCGATTGCATGTGGTCGTCGATGACGAATTGCTTGAATCACAATGTGGCCGGAACCAGCTCTGGAACCGGAAGCAACAGTGCAGCCTCGTCGTACAGTGAGACCAGTGCCATATCCCTGGCCGTGGCTTGCAGCTCCACAAATGCCTACTCCGCATATCAGCGATCACAGTCCCAGACTACAGATAATAACACAAGTAACAGCCAatcacagcaacagcaggcaaACAATGCGGAGGATTCGCCGGTGGTTATCAAGAAGGAGTTGGAGGATCTGGACTACACATTCAGCCAGAAGCGCCGGCGTTTGAGTGCTGGCGACAAGAAGTCGCAGATGCAGATCCAGGATGAGGACCAGTTGATACCGCCCGGCGGAAGTCTGCTGCGAAAGAGGAACCTCCTCATTACATCATCGCCTAGTCCCATGGCCATTCGCAAGGGGTGTGTTGGTGGCGAAATGAAGAGCAGCAAATACCTGAGACCCGATACACCGCACAGTCTCACTGACGAGGTGGCCGCTCCCGAATTCAGACACAATGTGGACCTAAGGGCCTGCGTGAtgggcagcaacaacatctcGCTGACCAGCGACGATGGCGATGTCAATTGCATCAATCAAATAAGCAGGGATCTGCAGAATGCCGGCAAGGATCTGTGCACCGTTCGCTTCCCCTTCGCCACGATGAACGATGTGCTCGATGTGCTCAGTCACCAGGTCAACGCAAGTTCAAATCCACAGCAGACGAGCCAGGAGCAGATggacgagcagcagcaggccatCGACATAGCCACTGGATGCAGTACAGTGGCCTCTCCGCCGACGACCGGTTCGGACAGCGACTCCGACGATGGTGACTCCCTCAACTATGGACTGCGGCACCATCGCAGCAGCAAGGGAACcaccggcagcagcagcagcagcaacaacgccACCAACACCGGCATGTCGCACATGCTGCACATCAGCGACCACAGCTACACACGCTGCAACGACATGGTCGACGATGGACCCAATCTCGAGACCCCCTCCGATTCCG ATGAGGAAATCGATGTGGTATCGTATACTACGGACAAGAAGCTGCCCACGAATCCCTCGTGCCACGTAATGGGCGCCCTGCAAACCAAGATGGCCCACAAGATATCGATCGACCACATGAAGCAGAAGCCGCGCTACAACAACTTCAATCTGCCGTACACGCCGGCCAGCAGCAGTCCGGTGAAATCGGTGGCCAACTCGCGCTACCCGTCGCCTTCGAGCACGCCGTACCAGCACTGCTCCTCCGCCTCGCCGTCCTACTCGCCTCTGTCCGTGGACTCCTCGAACGTCAGCTCGAGCTCCAGCTCATCCAGTTCGCAGTCCAGCTTCACCTCGAACTCGAAGGGACGCAAGCGAACCTGTCTGAAGGCTCCTGGTGGTGGCATCACCTCCAGCATGATTCTGCCGGGCAtcagcaacggcaacaacagtAACGCTATGATGAACAAAAAATGCCGCGGCAAGAAGGTGGTGGCCTCCTCGGCATCGTCGTCGGGCAGCACATCGCCCGTTTCGGCGCTTTCTGGCCAGGATGTGGATCCCATGGATCGCAACTGGCAGCGACGTAGCACAGCAGTCCAAGGCATTTcctccagctgcagcagcagtgTCCTCCGGAAGGACTTCAGCCTGGGCCTGGACGAGGCCGATACGATCGAGAAGCGCAATCAGCACAATGACATGGAGCGCCAGCGCCGCATTGGCCTGAAGAACCTCTTCGAGGCGCTGAAGAAACAGATTCCCACTATCAGGGACAAGGAGCGGGCTCCCAAGGTGAACATCCTGCGCGAGGCGGCCAAGTTGTGCACCCAGTTGAcgcaggaggagcaggagctcaGTTTGCAGCGACAGCTGTTGAGTGTGAAGctcaagcagcagcaggagatACTAGCCCGCTATAGGAGGGTGAAAAGCGAACCGCACTCTATCAGTGGATAG